In bacterium, one DNA window encodes the following:
- the larA gene encoding nickel-dependent lactate racemase, protein MKLDVPYGKETVPLEVPDDAEVVYPNKVEARDEGKVLAEALANPINAKAFADFLADARDVLFIVNDATRPTPTARVLELIKDDLAGVNASYIIATGAHRAPTEEELREIFGGLYDDVKDRIIIHDATRDEDMVHIGTSTNGTEMYVNRAGVDAHKIVIIGSVEPHYFGGYTGGRKAFLPGIASRKTIEQNHKYALRPEAKALALEGNPVHEDMVDALKTIADKEIFSIMTVLDGEHRLYAATAGHIHDSFYAAIQAANEVFCVPVSGEADVVVSVAPYPMDIDLYQSQKALDNGKLAMKDGGILIMVSKCRTGVGDEAFLELLASCATPQETHAKLESDYKLGWHKAGKMAEIAVKGEMWGVTDLDDETLKKAFIKPYKDLQQAFDDALAAKGAGARVLVMMNGSMSIPMIGS, encoded by the coding sequence ATGAAACTGGACGTCCCCTACGGCAAGGAGACGGTGCCGCTCGAGGTGCCGGACGACGCCGAGGTAGTTTATCCCAACAAGGTCGAAGCCCGCGACGAGGGTAAGGTCCTGGCGGAAGCGCTGGCCAACCCCATCAACGCCAAGGCCTTCGCCGACTTCCTGGCGGACGCGCGCGACGTCCTCTTCATCGTCAACGACGCCACGCGCCCCACCCCCACCGCCCGGGTCCTCGAGCTCATCAAAGACGACCTCGCCGGCGTGAACGCCTCCTACATTATCGCCACCGGCGCCCACCGCGCGCCCACGGAGGAGGAGCTGCGCGAGATCTTCGGCGGCCTTTACGACGACGTCAAGGACCGCATAATAATCCACGACGCCACACGCGACGAGGATATGGTCCACATCGGCACCTCCACCAACGGCACCGAGATGTACGTCAACCGCGCCGGCGTCGACGCCCATAAAATAGTCATCATCGGCTCCGTCGAGCCGCACTACTTCGGCGGCTACACCGGCGGCCGCAAGGCCTTCCTGCCCGGCATCGCCTCCCGCAAGACCATTGAGCAGAACCACAAGTACGCGCTCCGGCCTGAGGCCAAGGCGCTCGCCCTGGAGGGCAACCCGGTCCACGAGGACATGGTCGACGCGCTTAAGACGATCGCGGACAAGGAGATCTTCTCCATCATGACGGTACTCGACGGCGAGCACCGCCTTTACGCCGCGACCGCGGGTCACATCCACGACTCGTTCTACGCGGCCATCCAGGCCGCGAACGAGGTCTTCTGCGTACCGGTCTCCGGGGAGGCCGACGTCGTCGTGAGCGTCGCGCCCTACCCGATGGACATCGACCTCTACCAGTCGCAGAAGGCGCTCGACAACGGCAAGCTCGCGATGAAGGACGGCGGCATCCTCATAATGGTATCGAAGTGCCGGACCGGCGTGGGCGACGAGGCGTTCCTGGAGCTGCTGGCGAGCTGCGCCACGCCGCAGGAAACGCATGCCAAGCTCGAGTCGGACTACAAGCTCGGCTGGCACAAGGCCGGCAAGATGGCCGAAATCGCCGTCAAGGGCGAGATGTGGGGCGTCACCGACCTCGACGACGAGACGCTCAAGAAGGCCTTTATAAAACCGTACAAAGACCTCCAGCAGGCGTTCGACGACGCGCTGGCGGCGAAGGGCGCGGGCGCGCGCGTGCTGGTTATGATGAACGGCTCGATGTCGATTCCGATGATAGGATCTTAA
- a CDS encoding FAD-binding and (Fe-S)-binding domain-containing protein: protein MDKDILKKIEKIVGKTGYTVSPVELRAYAADAGIHLHEPEVVVRPANAEQVSGILKLANEHKIPVTPRGAGTALCGHAVPIKGGIVLDLQAMNKIKEVHAEDFYVVVEPGVVYQQLNDFLNPQKFFFPPAPGSGDVATIGGMVVANASGVNAVKYGATRDYLLGCEIVLPTGEIIHSGTRTLKNASGFQLDRLMVASEGMLGVVTEIILRIVPLPEKNALAMAVFDDLEKAGQCVSDIIGHPLIPHSLEIMDNICIQAVNKATGLGLPEVEGILLIGVSGHPATVKDEIEIVADVARKAGAVDVTFTEDPDEIAELQKGRKAMIPALSRFKEGMVTVMLADDMAVPPSQVPKAVMAFHEIQDRYDGIYIPTYGHAGDGNLHTKFIIDPTDADVWERAEKANEEVFDAVLALGGTVTGEHGVAITKAPYFKKERADSLEAMRKIKRALDPNNILNPGKLMDWDQPGIIHFLRYKTGKREYGEGMEALQKWEMELNACTHCGFCKAVCPTLSDIGWDAAGSKGRLMASYAMLQGDLKPGDEVVERLFSCTMCMDCTRRCPTKIEVAPIVEAARASLVKAGHKMPVHEDLVAKVRETGNIYGEKEAAIKPQEGEALLYLGCQYAQRPNMVKMFTRILDKLGVKAKIVEETCCGNPLKILGYWDEFEEQKKKFNRMVPEGELITFCPTCTVFLKEEYGRPVKHALQFIAEKLADASPKNLELKATYHDPCHLSRGAGIIEEPREILKAIGVDVVEMPLSKNTSRCCGGGGGIITSAPELSGRLAVSRAEQAAATGADTVVTVCPTCELTLRSGAQAIGGNGDGLKVANLLDLVWKAIK, encoded by the coding sequence ATGGACAAGGATATCCTCAAAAAGATAGAGAAAATCGTAGGTAAAACCGGCTACACGGTTTCGCCGGTGGAGCTCCGCGCGTACGCCGCGGACGCCGGCATCCACCTCCACGAACCCGAGGTCGTCGTACGGCCGGCGAACGCCGAACAGGTTTCCGGAATTCTCAAGCTCGCCAACGAGCACAAGATCCCGGTAACGCCGCGCGGCGCCGGGACCGCGTTGTGCGGCCACGCCGTTCCCATCAAGGGCGGCATCGTCCTCGACCTCCAAGCGATGAACAAGATAAAGGAGGTTCACGCCGAGGACTTCTACGTCGTCGTCGAACCGGGCGTGGTATACCAACAACTCAACGATTTCCTCAACCCGCAGAAGTTCTTCTTCCCGCCGGCGCCGGGCTCGGGCGACGTCGCCACTATCGGCGGCATGGTCGTCGCCAACGCCTCGGGCGTCAATGCCGTCAAGTACGGCGCCACCCGCGACTACCTCCTGGGCTGCGAAATAGTCCTGCCCACGGGCGAGATAATTCACAGCGGCACCCGCACCCTCAAGAACGCCTCCGGCTTCCAGCTCGACCGCCTGATGGTGGCGTCCGAGGGTATGCTGGGCGTCGTTACGGAAATAATCCTCCGTATCGTGCCGCTTCCCGAAAAGAACGCGCTCGCGATGGCGGTTTTCGACGACCTGGAGAAGGCGGGCCAATGCGTCTCCGACATCATCGGCCATCCGCTCATCCCGCACTCGCTCGAGATAATGGACAACATCTGCATCCAGGCGGTCAACAAGGCCACCGGCCTCGGCCTGCCGGAGGTCGAGGGTATCCTACTCATAGGCGTCAGCGGCCACCCGGCGACGGTCAAGGACGAAATCGAAATCGTCGCGGACGTGGCCCGAAAGGCGGGCGCCGTCGACGTCACGTTCACCGAGGACCCGGACGAAATCGCCGAACTGCAAAAAGGCCGCAAGGCCATGATCCCGGCGCTCTCGCGCTTTAAGGAGGGAATGGTCACCGTCATGCTGGCGGACGATATGGCCGTTCCGCCCTCCCAGGTCCCGAAGGCCGTCATGGCGTTCCACGAGATCCAGGACCGCTACGACGGTATTTACATCCCGACGTACGGCCACGCCGGCGACGGCAACCTTCACACCAAGTTCATCATCGACCCCACCGACGCCGACGTGTGGGAGCGGGCCGAGAAGGCCAACGAGGAGGTCTTCGACGCGGTCCTGGCGCTGGGCGGGACCGTGACCGGCGAGCACGGCGTCGCGATCACCAAGGCGCCGTACTTCAAGAAGGAACGCGCCGACTCGCTGGAGGCGATGCGCAAAATAAAGCGGGCGCTGGACCCCAACAACATCCTGAACCCCGGCAAGCTCATGGATTGGGACCAGCCCGGCATCATCCACTTCCTCCGCTACAAAACCGGCAAGCGCGAGTACGGCGAGGGGATGGAGGCGCTACAGAAGTGGGAGATGGAGCTCAACGCCTGCACCCACTGCGGCTTCTGCAAGGCGGTATGCCCCACGCTCTCGGATATCGGCTGGGACGCCGCGGGTTCGAAAGGGCGGCTCATGGCCTCGTACGCCATGTTGCAAGGCGACCTGAAACCCGGCGACGAAGTCGTGGAGCGGCTCTTCTCGTGCACGATGTGCATGGACTGCACGCGCCGCTGCCCCACCAAGATCGAGGTCGCGCCCATCGTGGAGGCGGCGCGGGCCTCCCTCGTCAAAGCCGGCCACAAGATGCCGGTGCACGAGGACCTTGTGGCCAAAGTCCGCGAGACCGGCAACATCTACGGCGAAAAGGAGGCGGCCATAAAACCGCAGGAGGGCGAGGCGCTCCTCTACCTCGGCTGCCAATACGCCCAGCGGCCCAATATGGTCAAAATGTTCACCCGCATCCTCGACAAGCTCGGCGTCAAGGCCAAGATCGTGGAGGAGACCTGCTGCGGCAACCCGCTCAAGATCCTGGGATACTGGGACGAGTTCGAAGAGCAGAAGAAGAAGTTCAACCGGATGGTCCCCGAAGGCGAGCTCATCACGTTTTGCCCGACGTGTACCGTGTTCCTCAAAGAGGAATACGGCCGGCCCGTCAAGCACGCCCTCCAGTTCATCGCGGAGAAATTGGCCGACGCGTCGCCCAAGAACCTCGAGCTCAAGGCCACTTACCACGACCCGTGCCACCTATCCCGGGGCGCGGGAATAATCGAGGAGCCGCGGGAGATACTGAAGGCCATCGGCGTCGACGTCGTCGAGATGCCGCTGTCGAAGAATACGTCGCGGTGCTGCGGCGGCGGCGGCGGCATCATAACGTCCGCGCCCGAGCTCTCGGGCCGGCTGGCGGTCTCGCGGGCGGAACAGGCCGCGGCCACGGGGGCCGACACGGTCGTAACCGTTTGCCCGACGTGCGAGCTTACGCTGCGGTCGGGGGCGCAAGCCATCGGCGGCAACGGCGACGGCTTGAAGGTCGCCAACCTCCTCGACCTGGTATGGAAAGCGATCAAGTAG